Proteins encoded within one genomic window of Candidatus Nezhaarchaeota archaeon:
- a CDS encoding YkgJ family cysteine cluster protein, translated as MKTTLLGHNYVPWRQVGRWMCIRCGQCCHEFLVPLLTHEALKIYKSFGPLVVQVNGKIALAKKPDGSCVFLSYDGGIAKCLIYFERPGVCRIYPFYVKVGSSKGDDDALYVDDMGFKYRVYVDVNCPGSYKGPPIEPIMPKVIETWKRFYGWWLLGRP; from the coding sequence GTGAAGACTACGTTGCTAGGGCACAACTACGTTCCATGGAGGCAAGTGGGTAGGTGGATGTGCATTAGATGTGGTCAGTGTTGTCACGAGTTTTTGGTGCCATTACTCACCCATGAAGCCTTGAAGATATACAAATCGTTTGGCCCATTAGTTGTTCAGGTTAACGGAAAGATAGCCCTTGCTAAGAAGCCTGATGGCTCTTGCGTTTTCCTAAGTTATGATGGTGGTATCGCGAAGTGCTTAATATACTTTGAGAGGCCAGGGGTTTGCAGGATATACCCGTTCTACGTGAAGGTAGGTTCCTCTAAAGGCGATGATGATGCGTTATACGTCGATGACATGGGATTTAAGTACAGGGTTTACGTAGACGTCAACTGCCCAGGCTCTTACAAAGGACCTCCAATAGAGCCCATAATGCCCAAGGTCATTGAGACTTGGAAGAGATTTTATGGTTGGTGGCTTCTAGGCAGACCTTAA
- a CDS encoding deoxyuridine 5'-triphosphate nucleotidohydrolase, whose translation MAVLPGHEILRLNAVLGVLDRTLQVQPAGIDLTVGEVYEFKGPGLLGFSSDSRRMPEVHKLEFDNDGRLFLKKGAYKVRYNEVVRVPRNYVAIGLPRSSLMRMGATIISALWDPGYEGRGEGLLLVENPYGIILERNARVIQLIFVRLESEPESEYRGSYMYEGLRSA comes from the coding sequence GTGGCTGTCTTGCCAGGGCATGAAATTTTAAGGTTAAATGCTGTCTTAGGGGTTTTAGATAGAACATTGCAAGTGCAACCTGCAGGAATAGACCTCACAGTAGGTGAAGTTTATGAGTTTAAAGGCCCAGGGCTTCTGGGCTTCTCCAGCGACTCGCGAAGAATGCCAGAAGTGCATAAACTAGAGTTCGATAACGATGGGAGGCTATTCTTGAAGAAAGGAGCTTATAAAGTTCGATACAACGAAGTAGTGAGGGTTCCGAGAAATTATGTAGCAATAGGCCTTCCCCGCTCCAGCCTTATGAGGATGGGCGCTACGATAATTAGCGCTCTATGGGATCCAGGATATGAGGGTAGGGGCGAGGGCTTACTTCTAGTTGAAAACCCCTACGGTATAATCCTTGAGCGAAATGCTAGGGTTATTCAATTGATATTCGTGAGACTTGAGTCTGAGCCTGAAAGTGAGTATAGGGGCTCCTACATGTACGAAGGCTTAAGGTCTGCCTAG
- a CDS encoding acetoin utilization protein AcuC — protein MSKVGIVYSDVYLNYNFGHGHPLNPYRVKLFFDLIKHYGLLQELDHVEPRMASEDELMLVHSREYVDKVKRLSEKGYGMLDFGDTPTFKGMFEASCYIVGGTLVAVDMVMSGKCEHAFNPGGGLHHASHDKGAGFCVFNDVAIAVRYLLNKWKVKKVMVLDIDVHHGDGTQWILYSEPRALKVDFHESGLYLYPGTGFVDEMGEGEGYGFTVNVPLPPRTYDDAYLYAFKEIVPTLTEEFKPDVIVHQCGVDTHFEDPLAHLALTTKSYAEIAEIMHELAHKVAGGKYIMVGGGGYNVATVARAWTIMLSKVIGVELPDEIPREWIVEFKNLMGYSPPTTLHDKSGPFISEGIRRSIMADVQHVVKEVKKRFPNFFK, from the coding sequence TTGAGTAAGGTAGGGATAGTCTACAGCGATGTTTATTTAAATTACAACTTTGGCCACGGTCACCCCCTTAATCCATATCGAGTAAAGCTCTTCTTTGACCTAATCAAGCACTATGGGTTATTGCAGGAGCTGGATCACGTGGAGCCTAGAATGGCCTCAGAGGATGAACTCATGTTAGTTCACAGTCGAGAGTACGTAGACAAGGTAAAGAGGTTAAGCGAAAAAGGTTATGGCATGCTCGACTTCGGGGATACGCCCACTTTCAAGGGAATGTTTGAGGCATCATGTTACATTGTAGGAGGAACTCTAGTAGCCGTCGATATGGTGATGAGTGGAAAGTGCGAACATGCTTTCAATCCAGGAGGCGGTCTCCACCATGCCTCCCATGATAAGGGGGCGGGCTTCTGTGTTTTCAATGATGTCGCAATAGCGGTTCGATACTTACTTAATAAGTGGAAGGTCAAGAAGGTCATGGTCCTGGATATAGATGTGCATCATGGAGATGGCACACAATGGATCTTGTATTCAGAGCCAAGAGCTCTGAAGGTGGATTTTCATGAGTCTGGCCTGTACCTCTATCCTGGCACCGGGTTTGTGGATGAGATGGGTGAGGGAGAGGGATACGGCTTTACGGTTAACGTACCACTACCTCCAAGAACCTATGACGATGCTTACCTCTACGCCTTTAAGGAGATAGTTCCAACCTTGACTGAGGAGTTTAAACCTGACGTGATAGTCCATCAGTGTGGAGTCGACACACACTTCGAGGACCCACTCGCGCACTTAGCCCTCACAACTAAGAGCTATGCCGAAATAGCTGAGATAATGCATGAGCTAGCTCACAAGGTAGCCGGTGGAAAATACATAATGGTTGGTGGTGGAGGCTACAACGTTGCAACGGTCGCTAGGGCCTGGACAATAATGTTGTCTAAGGTTATTGGCGTCGAGTTGCCTGACGAGATACCTAGAGAGTGGATTGTCGAGTTCAAGAACTTAATGGGCTACAGCCCACCAACAACCCTTCATGATAAGTCGGGACCCTTCATAAGTGAAGGAATCCGGAGATCTATAATGGCTGACGTTCAGCACGTGGTTAAAGAAGTAAAGAAGAGGTTTCCAAACTTCTTTAAGTGA
- the porB gene encoding pyruvate synthase subunit PorB — protein MSSTFKSLKDLPKAEYLSPGHRLCQGCPEGVIARLVTKVLGPNVIVVTPTGCLEVSTSVYPETAWKVPWIHVAFENAAAVASGIEAGMKALKRKGLGFVNKKVHVVVLAGDGGTADIGLQALSGALERMHDFVYICMDNEAYMNTGIQRSGTTPFKAWTTTTPVGTKWRGKLQPKKDMASIAAAHRIPYVAVASISHPLDFANKIKKASEIEGPAYIHVLAPCPTGWRFDTSKTIEVARLGVLTGMWILYEVEMEKFRVTVPVPRRRPVRDYLMIQGRFRHLTEEEIAEIQKYVDAEVERINKLVGYNVIGPVAT, from the coding sequence ATGAGTAGCACGTTTAAGAGCCTAAAGGACCTACCCAAAGCAGAATACCTTAGTCCTGGACACAGACTGTGTCAAGGATGCCCTGAGGGGGTTATAGCGAGACTTGTAACGAAAGTTCTTGGTCCTAACGTGATAGTCGTAACTCCAACAGGATGTTTGGAAGTAAGTACATCGGTTTATCCTGAAACCGCTTGGAAGGTACCCTGGATTCATGTGGCATTTGAGAACGCTGCCGCCGTTGCTAGCGGGATTGAAGCTGGGATGAAGGCGTTGAAACGGAAGGGGCTAGGATTCGTTAATAAAAAGGTTCACGTAGTCGTTCTCGCCGGTGATGGCGGTACAGCTGACATAGGTCTTCAAGCTTTAAGTGGTGCCCTTGAAAGAATGCACGACTTTGTATACATATGCATGGATAACGAGGCTTACATGAACACGGGAATCCAGCGTAGTGGAACGACACCGTTTAAGGCGTGGACAACAACAACCCCTGTTGGTACTAAATGGAGAGGTAAGCTACAACCTAAGAAGGACATGGCATCAATAGCTGCAGCACATAGAATACCCTACGTCGCCGTCGCAAGCATATCGCACCCACTAGATTTTGCTAACAAGATCAAGAAAGCAAGCGAGATCGAGGGGCCAGCGTACATACACGTTTTGGCTCCATGCCCGACTGGTTGGAGGTTTGACACTAGTAAGACCATTGAGGTTGCAAGACTAGGCGTCTTGACTGGAATGTGGATTCTGTATGAGGTAGAGATGGAAAAGTTTAGGGTTACAGTTCCAGTTCCTAGAAGGAGACCAGTAAGAGACTATCTGATGATTCAAGGTAGGTTTAGGCACTTAACCGAGGAGGAGATAGCTGAGATCCAGAAGTACGTTGACGCAGAGGTGGAGAGGATCAACAAGTTAGTGGGGTACAACGTCATAGGACCTGTTGCGACTTAA
- a CDS encoding ferredoxin oxidoreductase — protein MSHRLVLSTNYAIAYAVKSCDVDVIAAYPITPQTTVVEKLSEFVANGELDAEYVAAESEHTALSVVMGASAVGARTFTATSSQGLALMHELLFIASTMRLPVVMSVANRSLNMPLNIHCDYQDMMASRDCGWVQVYVSSAQEAHDTIIQAYKLAERSDILVPVVVCYDGFVLSHTYEPVEVRGKEEVLKFLPRVKRPNVLDPERPITMGVMALPDYAYEFKFQLVDVLTKVPKALEEVDKGFEKEFGINYGLYEEYKTQDADILLIAMGAIASTAKIAIDRLREKGVKVGLFRPRLYRPIPIDVWREKLRGARMLTIVDRAISFGAVGGPLFTDVASIFANEIDRPLMMNFIVGIGGRDVTVKELMDIVRTSDKALQRGRVEKSCIYYGVRGVEYE, from the coding sequence ATGAGCCATAGATTGGTCTTATCAACGAACTACGCCATAGCTTATGCGGTTAAAAGCTGCGACGTGGATGTTATAGCAGCATATCCAATAACACCTCAGACCACTGTCGTAGAGAAGCTCTCCGAGTTCGTGGCTAATGGGGAGCTAGACGCAGAGTATGTAGCAGCTGAAAGCGAGCACACAGCGTTAAGCGTAGTGATGGGTGCCTCAGCCGTTGGGGCTAGAACGTTTACCGCAACGTCGTCTCAAGGACTGGCGTTAATGCATGAACTGCTCTTCATAGCCTCAACCATGAGGTTACCGGTGGTAATGTCTGTGGCGAATAGAAGCCTGAACATGCCGCTTAACATTCACTGCGACTATCAAGACATGATGGCCTCTCGAGATTGTGGCTGGGTTCAAGTGTACGTCTCGTCAGCCCAGGAGGCACATGACACAATAATTCAGGCATACAAGTTAGCTGAAAGGAGCGATATTTTAGTGCCAGTAGTCGTGTGCTATGATGGTTTCGTACTAAGTCACACCTACGAGCCTGTAGAGGTCAGAGGAAAGGAGGAGGTACTGAAGTTCTTGCCTCGAGTTAAAAGGCCTAACGTACTAGATCCGGAGAGACCTATAACCATGGGGGTCATGGCTCTACCAGATTATGCCTACGAATTCAAGTTCCAGTTGGTCGATGTCTTGACGAAGGTGCCTAAAGCTCTAGAAGAGGTTGATAAAGGCTTTGAAAAAGAATTTGGAATAAATTATGGGCTTTACGAAGAATACAAAACTCAAGATGCTGACATACTTCTGATAGCCATGGGGGCTATAGCTAGCACGGCAAAGATAGCCATAGACAGACTTCGTGAAAAAGGAGTTAAGGTTGGACTCTTTAGACCTAGGCTTTACAGACCAATACCGATAGATGTATGGAGAGAGAAGTTGAGAGGCGCAAGGATGCTTACCATAGTGGATAGGGCTATATCTTTTGGAGCTGTTGGTGGACCTCTCTTCACTGACGTAGCATCGATTTTTGCTAATGAGATTGATAGGCCTCTCATGATGAACTTCATCGTTGGAATAGGTGGAAGGGATGTAACGGTCAAGGAATTAATGGATATAGTGAGAACATCTGATAAGGCCCTTCAAAGGGGACGCGTTGAGAAATCATGCATCTATTATGGTGTTAGGGGTGTTGAGTATGAGTAG
- a CDS encoding 4Fe-4S binding protein, protein MVELKKWYELPIGCTNIEPGSSLRNITAGWRTFTPVIDKSKCTKCYLCWVFCPDGAIELEEDGSVKINYLYCKGCGICANECYPKAITMKR, encoded by the coding sequence TTGGTAGAGCTTAAGAAGTGGTACGAGTTGCCCATAGGCTGTACGAATATCGAACCAGGCTCAAGTCTGAGAAACATAACAGCTGGTTGGAGAACGTTTACACCGGTCATAGATAAGAGCAAATGCACGAAATGTTACTTATGCTGGGTCTTTTGCCCAGACGGTGCGATAGAGCTTGAAGAAGACGGTTCAGTAAAGATCAACTACCTATACTGTAAGGGCTGTGGCATTTGCGCTAATGAGTGCTATCCAAAAGCCATAACAATGAAGAGGTGA
- a CDS encoding 2-oxoacid:acceptor oxidoreductase family protein: MIEIRWHGRGGQGAVTAAEILASAAALEGKWVQAFPSFGAERRGAPVQAYTRIDEKPILDRSFIYEPDIVVVLDEGLLDAERDSVLMGLKLNGKLVVNSGREPKALAKMLEFNGDVATVDATSIAIEVLGAPIVNTAILGAVARVVDLVKKESIVEVMREKFPPTIAEKNIKAFTIAYYRTVVGRL, encoded by the coding sequence GTGATAGAGATAAGGTGGCATGGTAGAGGGGGGCAAGGCGCCGTCACAGCTGCTGAGATCTTAGCATCGGCAGCCGCCCTTGAAGGCAAGTGGGTTCAAGCATTTCCAAGCTTTGGCGCTGAGAGACGAGGAGCACCAGTTCAGGCTTATACGAGAATAGACGAGAAACCGATACTCGATAGATCTTTCATTTATGAGCCAGACATCGTGGTAGTGCTTGACGAAGGTCTATTAGATGCAGAAAGAGATAGTGTGCTGATGGGTCTTAAGCTCAATGGTAAGTTAGTGGTCAATAGCGGTCGAGAGCCAAAAGCACTAGCTAAGATGTTAGAGTTTAATGGTGATGTAGCAACTGTTGACGCAACATCTATAGCCATTGAGGTACTTGGGGCACCCATAGTTAACACAGCGATACTTGGAGCGGTCGCCAGAGTTGTTGATTTAGTAAAGAAAGAGAGCATAGTCGAGGTCATGAGGGAGAAGTTCCCTCCCACCATAGCAGAAAAGAACATCAAGGCCTTCACCATCGCATATTACAGGACCGTAGTAGGGAGGCTGTGA
- the hypA gene encoding hydrogenase maturation nickel metallochaperone HypA yields the protein MHELSTASSIFEVVLEVASRHGAKKVLEVSIDVGELTLLNPDQLSMAFKALSEGSIAEGARLNINVVRAKARCKKCGEEWYVNLSGISPTINHLIFMTCPACDVRAFFKRECPKCGEVNFDFVSGNELVIKSIKIEK from the coding sequence ATGCATGAACTTTCAACTGCTTCGAGCATCTTTGAGGTCGTATTAGAGGTCGCTTCAAGACATGGTGCTAAGAAGGTTTTAGAGGTTAGCATTGATGTGGGCGAGCTAACTTTACTGAACCCAGACCAATTATCAATGGCTTTTAAGGCTTTAAGTGAGGGATCGATAGCTGAAGGGGCTAGACTGAACATCAATGTTGTGAGGGCAAAAGCTCGATGCAAAAAGTGCGGTGAAGAATGGTACGTGAATTTAAGTGGTATAAGCCCAACGATTAATCACCTTATATTCATGACTTGCCCGGCGTGCGACGTAAGAGCTTTTTTTAAACGAGAATGTCCAAAGTGCGGAGAAGTAAACTTTGACTTCGTCTCCGGAAATGAGCTCGTCATAAAGTCTATTAAGATCGAGAAATAA
- a CDS encoding DUF47 family protein — MALERPSPESATYRLLDFVIEHSKKLWTSYRYLEEMMDLYLKGRTNKRIKELAEAIKKIEKEGNDIKLQIFDYLARIGEALMYREDWMRLILNLDTLLDYVDSISFRLSIAASKKWHPTTEVAEGFKRFLLLISVMFDKLRQSLTMLQADALKVLEVCNELEDLEGEIDEHHRELGLMLLESNVSLQALILLHEICERLETLADLAVRVGDSLRLIAMHRAP; from the coding sequence TTGGCACTGGAAAGACCATCCCCTGAAAGTGCCACGTACAGGTTGCTCGATTTCGTAATAGAACATAGCAAGAAGCTTTGGACATCATACAGATACCTAGAAGAGATGATGGACCTGTATCTCAAGGGTAGAACGAATAAGAGGATCAAGGAGCTTGCGGAGGCAATAAAGAAGATAGAGAAAGAAGGAAATGACATAAAACTTCAAATCTTCGACTACTTAGCTAGAATCGGAGAAGCCTTAATGTACAGAGAAGATTGGATGAGACTCATTTTAAATTTGGACACATTACTCGACTACGTTGATAGCATATCGTTTCGCCTCTCAATAGCGGCCTCAAAGAAATGGCATCCAACTACCGAAGTAGCTGAAGGATTTAAACGATTCCTACTGCTCATCAGCGTTATGTTCGATAAATTAAGGCAATCGCTAACAATGCTTCAAGCAGATGCTCTAAAGGTCTTAGAGGTATGCAATGAATTAGAAGACTTAGAAGGCGAGATTGATGAACACCATAGAGAATTGGGATTAATGCTCCTCGAATCTAATGTCTCTCTCCAGGCATTGATATTGCTACATGAGATATGTGAAAGGCTTGAGACCTTAGCCGACCTTGCTGTACGAGTAGGTGATAGTCTCAGACTCATTGCCATGCACAGAGCTCCTTAA
- a CDS encoding flippase-like domain-containing protein → MSLLAIGLCAFAVYLFIVGPELIVAEISKANLWLLLLAFPLDLVFMLLFGLTWYILLKVIEKKVSLKDSLLISLVSLFGNIMIPTGSVTGEVIRLVLSKKKLKIGFGKALASILVHRIINLMAFAPFLVLGLALFWTSGFGNVELLTLLVLTLVVIVGGLSFLRYLSKSRRLQGYAYKASEKILRALKKWGSETSNILEHDISEFSSSLNMMFSKPHIATLSFIMFLGHWAAAMTIPYIVFLSLGHEVPYSIILAAYPIYSLTYMMPVGIPAMLGIVEASMTATFMALGIPPITASSVSVLTRLIAVWFEVAVTGAATALYSIDILREMVKKS, encoded by the coding sequence ATGTCCCTACTGGCTATCGGGCTATGCGCATTCGCCGTCTACCTGTTCATAGTTGGACCGGAGCTCATCGTTGCCGAGATATCGAAAGCTAACTTGTGGCTACTACTCCTCGCCTTCCCACTTGATCTTGTCTTCATGTTACTCTTTGGGCTTACATGGTACATACTATTGAAGGTCATAGAGAAGAAGGTCTCACTGAAAGACTCCCTCCTGATATCGCTCGTAAGCTTATTCGGCAACATAATGATACCAACTGGTAGCGTGACTGGCGAGGTCATAAGGTTAGTACTCTCTAAGAAGAAGTTAAAGATAGGATTTGGCAAAGCTCTTGCTTCGATTCTAGTGCATAGGATAATAAACCTCATGGCCTTTGCCCCCTTCTTGGTGCTAGGCTTAGCACTTTTTTGGACCTCCGGATTCGGTAACGTTGAGCTCTTGACGTTGTTGGTATTAACGCTAGTGGTTATCGTGGGAGGGTTGTCGTTCTTAAGGTACCTTAGTAAGTCAAGAAGGCTTCAGGGCTATGCTTACAAAGCTTCTGAGAAGATTCTGAGGGCACTTAAAAAATGGGGCAGCGAAACAAGCAACATCCTTGAGCATGATATTAGCGAATTCAGCTCATCGCTAAATATGATGTTCTCAAAACCGCATATTGCAACACTCTCTTTCATAATGTTCTTAGGTCACTGGGCTGCTGCAATGACAATTCCATACATCGTCTTCCTATCTCTTGGACATGAGGTCCCCTATTCAATTATTTTAGCAGCATATCCCATCTACAGCCTTACGTACATGATGCCGGTGGGGATACCAGCTATGCTTGGAATTGTCGAAGCCTCTATGACAGCAACATTCATGGCCCTAGGCATTCCTCCTATCACGGCTTCTTCGGTATCGGTATTAACAAGGCTCATAGCCGTATGGTTTGAAGTAGCTGTTACGGGGGCTGCAACAGCCCTCTACTCCATAGACATCCTCCGTGAGATGGTTAAGAAGAGTTAA
- the endA gene encoding tRNA-intron lyase, with product MEEEKAQAQLLNGRAVVWDVKQAVKLYKEGFYGKFVGISKPKDQIPERPLELSLIETYYLAEKNRIKVVDKDGKEVSPRDLYDYAKKYYEDFDYRYRVYKDLREKGYVVRPGLKFGSMYAVYKYGPGIDHAPFLIHVMPRERSMDPIEIIRAGRLSHSVKKRFIIASIDPKTGKVDYCVFSWFKP from the coding sequence ATGGAAGAGGAGAAAGCTCAGGCGCAGCTGCTAAATGGGAGAGCTGTAGTCTGGGATGTCAAGCAAGCTGTCAAGCTCTACAAAGAGGGCTTCTATGGAAAGTTCGTGGGCATCTCAAAGCCAAAAGATCAGATACCCGAAAGACCACTCGAGCTTTCCTTGATAGAGACCTACTACTTGGCTGAGAAGAATAGGATTAAAGTCGTTGATAAAGATGGCAAGGAAGTCTCACCTCGTGACCTTTATGATTATGCTAAGAAGTACTACGAGGACTTCGATTATAGGTATAGAGTGTACAAAGACTTAAGAGAGAAAGGATACGTCGTGAGACCTGGACTAAAATTTGGTTCCATGTACGCGGTCTACAAATATGGACCTGGCATCGATCATGCCCCATTCCTAATTCATGTGATGCCAAGGGAAAGGTCCATGGATCCTATAGAGATAATAAGAGCAGGAAGATTGTCCCATAGCGTTAAAAAGCGTTTCATAATAGCGAGTATAGATCCAAAGACTGGAAAGGTTGATTATTGCGTATTTTCTTGGTTTAAACCTTAA
- a CDS encoding universal stress protein, giving the protein MSRIKKMLVGVDGSTTSYRAAEIALDLAKALNAQVTVIYVVPTLPPDYKVLGLNLEASPEELDRKILHEVRVMAHMKNVKLETKILRGRPSEVITSMAEQEDYDLIVLGNTGIGGAYRRAMGSVVAEVIAMTKKPLLLVK; this is encoded by the coding sequence GTGAGCAGAATAAAGAAGATGTTAGTTGGAGTTGATGGCTCAACAACGTCGTATAGGGCAGCGGAGATAGCATTAGACCTTGCGAAGGCCCTAAACGCCCAGGTGACTGTCATTTACGTTGTACCTACGTTACCGCCGGATTACAAGGTCCTGGGCCTTAATTTAGAAGCAAGCCCTGAAGAATTAGATAGAAAAATACTACACGAAGTGAGGGTGATGGCGCATATGAAGAACGTTAAGCTTGAAACTAAAATATTAAGGGGGAGACCATCTGAGGTCATAACATCTATGGCTGAGCAGGAAGACTACGACTTAATAGTCCTAGGAAACACGGGCATAGGGGGAGCCTACAGGAGAGCGATGGGGAGCGTGGTCGCTGAGGTCATAGCTATGACTAAGAAGCCCCTGCTCTTAGTAAAGTAG
- a CDS encoding adenylate kinase, with translation MRLVFLGPPGAGKGTQVKILSRILGLPSMSTGDVFRAEVASGSELGRLVQSYMERGELVPDDVVIKIVEKWLRERDVKSGFILDGYPRNVRQAKELDELLKSFGVELTAAIYIDVPEDEIVRRLSGRLTCKKCGAVYHIEFNPPKEDLKCDLCGNELYQREDDREDVVRRRFRVYMESTRPVLDYYRRARKLLIVNGLGSIEEVNERILNKLRDVKSSEGL, from the coding sequence ATGAGACTCGTCTTCTTAGGCCCTCCCGGTGCTGGTAAGGGTACTCAAGTTAAGATCCTTTCAAGGATTCTTGGCTTACCATCGATGTCCACTGGCGATGTCTTTAGAGCTGAAGTTGCTAGTGGAAGTGAGCTTGGAAGGCTAGTTCAAAGCTACATGGAAAGGGGCGAGCTTGTCCCAGACGACGTAGTCATTAAGATTGTTGAGAAGTGGTTAAGGGAGAGGGATGTGAAAAGCGGTTTTATACTCGATGGGTATCCAAGGAACGTTAGGCAAGCGAAGGAGCTCGATGAATTACTAAAGAGCTTTGGGGTTGAGCTTACAGCAGCAATATACATCGACGTGCCGGAGGACGAGATAGTGAGGAGGTTAAGTGGTAGGCTTACGTGCAAGAAATGTGGAGCCGTGTATCACATTGAATTTAACCCCCCTAAAGAAGACCTTAAGTGTGATCTCTGTGGAAACGAACTATATCAAAGAGAGGACGATAGGGAGGACGTTGTTAGGCGAAGATTCCGCGTTTATATGGAAAGCACTAGACCGGTTCTCGATTACTACAGAAGAGCTAGGAAGCTCCTAATAGTTAATGGTCTTGGAAGCATAGAAGAAGTCAACGAAAGAATACTCAACAAGTTAAGAGACGTTAAATCCTCAGAGGGCCTTTAA
- a CDS encoding nucleotidyltransferase domain-containing protein: MLLHHEAEEIVNKIISKVKSKGLKVRSIIVFGSAVRGGEFKPGVSDVDVVLIVDKLEDLKGERFDDISKRLELGIFTTGQFLELYFSGDPLAHMIWLEGQAIYDDGFYMRVKSKGKPRVTELTIMKLKHWGLKDLVNALKSKSDPRTCLRALHHAIRNFARLRVARDKGIFIMTDSDLLSELDDALSAEYRKLLGMVSDGKESSDQLILEALRLIERLYGDSLTLSRIYEGLNVE; encoded by the coding sequence ATGTTGCTACACCATGAGGCTGAAGAAATAGTCAACAAGATTATTAGTAAAGTAAAAAGCAAGGGGCTTAAGGTAAGGAGCATCATAGTCTTTGGCTCTGCTGTCAGAGGAGGAGAATTTAAGCCAGGGGTAAGTGATGTTGATGTTGTGCTGATAGTTGATAAGCTTGAAGATCTTAAAGGGGAGAGGTTTGATGATATAAGCAAGCGTCTTGAGTTAGGGATCTTCACTACTGGGCAGTTCTTAGAGCTTTACTTCAGTGGTGACCCGCTGGCACACATGATTTGGTTGGAAGGTCAAGCCATTTACGACGATGGCTTCTATATGCGAGTTAAGTCTAAGGGCAAACCGAGGGTCACGGAGCTTACGATCATGAAGCTTAAGCATTGGGGGTTGAAGGACCTCGTCAACGCCTTAAAGTCCAAGAGTGATCCAAGAACTTGTCTAAGGGCCCTTCATCATGCTATTAGAAACTTTGCTCGATTAAGGGTGGCTAGAGATAAAGGGATCTTCATTATGACAGATAGCGATCTGCTTAGCGAGCTCGATGACGCCCTCTCAGCAGAGTATCGTAAACTCCTTGGCATGGTATCAGATGGTAAAGAGAGCAGCGATCAATTAATCCTTGAAGCTTTGAGGTTGATAGAGCGACTGTACGGAGACTCCCTAACCTTATCTCGGATCTACGAGGGACTTAACGTAGAATGA
- the rnhB gene encoding ribonuclease HII yields MCGCSHELYVGFDEAGRGCCVGPLVVAMVAVDEDGLRSLNDLGVRDSKKLTPQRRLELFPSIIISSRYVAVRAVQPCEIDANNINYLTMKAICSLLMPLAKHGLIKRVIADYVSPAKKLQRLMRGLLPANVEVLVEKDADDTYLECMAASIVAKVVRDNELHKLQVRYGVRGSGYSSDPETLSWLKDVIGRGMLPPCVRRSWRTIKKFSKCYVS; encoded by the coding sequence ATGTGTGGATGTAGCCATGAACTTTACGTGGGTTTCGATGAGGCTGGTCGAGGCTGTTGCGTTGGACCACTCGTAGTAGCGATGGTGGCCGTTGACGAGGACGGTTTAAGATCCCTTAATGATTTGGGGGTTAGGGACAGTAAGAAGTTAACACCTCAAAGGAGACTTGAACTATTCCCTAGCATAATCATATCATCAAGATACGTAGCAGTTAGGGCTGTCCAACCATGCGAGATTGATGCAAACAACATCAACTACCTAACCATGAAGGCCATTTGCTCACTATTAATGCCATTAGCTAAGCACGGTTTAATTAAGAGGGTCATCGCAGATTACGTGAGTCCTGCGAAGAAACTTCAAAGGCTTATGAGAGGCTTACTACCCGCAAACGTTGAGGTTTTGGTGGAAAAGGATGCTGACGATACTTACCTTGAGTGCATGGCAGCTTCAATAGTCGCAAAAGTCGTGAGGGACAATGAGCTACACAAGCTTCAAGTCCGTTATGGAGTCAGGGGTAGTGGATATTCGTCCGATCCCGAGACATTAAGTTGGTTGAAAGACGTGATAGGACGAGGAATGTTACCACCATGCGTTAGAAGGTCCTGGAGAACTATTAAGAAGTTTTCAAAATGCTACGTCTCTTGA